The Juglans regia cultivar Chandler chromosome 2, Walnut 2.0, whole genome shotgun sequence genome includes a window with the following:
- the LOC108998501 gene encoding uncharacterized protein LOC108998501 isoform X4: MYIAASENRMAASVAIEKTFVSGSEETSISEDSDCIFDMRSHRPWKRSLFDDENFEPTSFPASKKHRMALDDRDEEDPPMDEDYKKFMYTLEKYCKEHFQSLEEEEVGKGEEEDEDIDPQYGMFMENLREDGKSYMLEIYGEDVMPLCIKYEGEEKLSGGSGNKWATPGDKEKSHSATSAGEDIANSATPGEDGSTSTTTGERYSRNATIPREEDEKILATPGKEGRRNSSARREEYRRNLATPRNEDRRDSTTSRVKKHWWNVLRMEGKKSLEVPYNESNIMNEIKMETSYPTNRVSNEADWGSAVNPEIYQLHPNRRQLENIAADILAKCGKRLRYENNDGESFLHARKIVKNSAVKLEDDDEGAIAGKEKLADTKRLPMNLSLSYIGLNVIKMDIHNQWHAKKMTGGARAQFRERLLEILSIPYNQREYKELWHEITDRKPMKRHRDLRGRIIVYDAGPGKSYLDYYSGEGGVSLRLKCPTVLSVLC, from the exons ATGTATATTGCTGCTTCTGAAAACAGAATGGCAGCCTCTGTGGCTATAGAGAAAACCTTTGTTTCGGGTTCAGAGGAGACATCTATTTCTGAAGATTCAGACTGCATTTTTGACATGAGGTCACATAGGCCATGGAAAAGATCGCTCtttgatgatgaaaattttgagcCCACTTCTTTTCCTGCTTCAAAGAAACACAGAATGGCCTTGGACGATCGTGATGAAGAAGATCCACCAATGGATGAGGATTACAAGAAATTTATGTACACCTTAGAGAAATACTGTAAAGAGCACTTCCAGTctttggaggaagaagaagtaggaaaaggagaagaagaagatgaagatatcGATCCTCAGTATGGTATGTTCATGGAAAATTTGAGGGAAGATGGGAAGTCCTATATGCTGGAAATCTATGGAGAGGACGTGATGCCACTTTGTATAAAGTACGAAGGGGAGGAAAAGCTGTCTGGTGGGAGTGGGAACAAGTGGGCAACTCCTGGAGACAAAGAAAAGAGTCACTCAGCTACTTCCGCAGGAGAAGATATAGCGAATTCAGCAACTCCAGGAGAAGATGGGAGTACCTCAACAACTACTGGAGAAAGATATAGCAGGAACGCCACAATTCcaagagaagaagatgagaaaatctTAGCAACTCCAGGCAAAGAAGGCAGGAGAAACTCATCAGCGCGAAGAGAAGAATATAGGAGGAATTTGGCAACACCAAGAAATGAAGACAGGAGAGACTCAACAACCTCCAGAGTGAAGAAACATTGGTGGAATGTCTTGAGgatggagggaaaaaaaagtctGGAAGTTCCGTACAATGAATCCaatattatgaatgagataAAGATGGAGACATCATATCCCACAAATCGTGTTTCTAATGAGGCAGATTGGGGTTCTGCAGTAAACCCTGAGATTTATCAGTTACACCCAAATCGTCGGCAACTAGAGAACATTGCTGCGGATATTTTGGCCAAATGTGGTAAAAGATTAAGATATGAAAATAATGATGGTGAAAGTTTTCTTCATGCTAGAAAGATTGTGAAAAACTCAGCC GTCAAGcttgaggatgatgatgagggAGCTATAGCTGGTAAAGAAAAGTTGGCTGATACGAAAAGGTTGCCAATGAACTTATCT CTTTCTTATATTGGATTGAATGTCATCAAGATGGATATACATAACCAGTGGCATGCAAAGAAAATGACTGGAGGAGCCCGTGCTCAGTTTAGGGAGAGACTTTTGGAAATCCTTAGCATACCTTACAACCAGAGGGAGTACAAGGAACTGTGGCATGAAATAACTGATCGCAAACCAATGAAGCGCCATAGAGATTTGCGTGGCCGGATAATAGTATATGATGCAGGTCCTGGCAAATCATATCTTGACTACTATTCTG GGGAGGGGGGAGTTTCTTTGCGCTTGAAGTGCCCAACTGTACTTAGTGTTCTTTGCTAA
- the LOC108998501 gene encoding uncharacterized protein LOC108998501 isoform X1 codes for MYIAASENRMAASVAIEKTFVSGSEETSISEDSDCIFDMRSHRPWKRSLFDDENFEPTSFPASKKHRMALDDRDEEDPPMDEDYKKFMYTLEKYCKEHFQSLEEEEVGKGEEEDEDIDPQYGMFMENLREDGKSYMLEIYGEDVMPLCIKYEGEEKLSGGSGNKWATPGDKEKSHSATSAGEDIANSATPGEDGSTSTTTGERYSRNATIPREEDEKILATPGKEGRRNSSARREEYRRNLATPRNEDRRDSTTSRVKKHWWNVLRMEGKKSLEVPYNESNIMNEIKMETSYPTNRVSNEADWGSAVNPEIYQLHPNRRQLENIAADILAKCGKRLRYENNDGESFLHARKIVKNSAVKLEDDDEGAIAGKEKLADTKRLPMNLSLSYIGLNVIKMDIHNQWHAKKMTGGARAQFRERLLEILSIPYNQREYKELWHEITDRKPMKRHRDLRGRIIVYDAGPGKSYLDYYSDLAKKINLVRLDHAEVLNLLRGFFYWLMNLSHEGAFRPWLDSSCLEVEQLDAASD; via the exons ATGTATATTGCTGCTTCTGAAAACAGAATGGCAGCCTCTGTGGCTATAGAGAAAACCTTTGTTTCGGGTTCAGAGGAGACATCTATTTCTGAAGATTCAGACTGCATTTTTGACATGAGGTCACATAGGCCATGGAAAAGATCGCTCtttgatgatgaaaattttgagcCCACTTCTTTTCCTGCTTCAAAGAAACACAGAATGGCCTTGGACGATCGTGATGAAGAAGATCCACCAATGGATGAGGATTACAAGAAATTTATGTACACCTTAGAGAAATACTGTAAAGAGCACTTCCAGTctttggaggaagaagaagtaggaaaaggagaagaagaagatgaagatatcGATCCTCAGTATGGTATGTTCATGGAAAATTTGAGGGAAGATGGGAAGTCCTATATGCTGGAAATCTATGGAGAGGACGTGATGCCACTTTGTATAAAGTACGAAGGGGAGGAAAAGCTGTCTGGTGGGAGTGGGAACAAGTGGGCAACTCCTGGAGACAAAGAAAAGAGTCACTCAGCTACTTCCGCAGGAGAAGATATAGCGAATTCAGCAACTCCAGGAGAAGATGGGAGTACCTCAACAACTACTGGAGAAAGATATAGCAGGAACGCCACAATTCcaagagaagaagatgagaaaatctTAGCAACTCCAGGCAAAGAAGGCAGGAGAAACTCATCAGCGCGAAGAGAAGAATATAGGAGGAATTTGGCAACACCAAGAAATGAAGACAGGAGAGACTCAACAACCTCCAGAGTGAAGAAACATTGGTGGAATGTCTTGAGgatggagggaaaaaaaagtctGGAAGTTCCGTACAATGAATCCaatattatgaatgagataAAGATGGAGACATCATATCCCACAAATCGTGTTTCTAATGAGGCAGATTGGGGTTCTGCAGTAAACCCTGAGATTTATCAGTTACACCCAAATCGTCGGCAACTAGAGAACATTGCTGCGGATATTTTGGCCAAATGTGGTAAAAGATTAAGATATGAAAATAATGATGGTGAAAGTTTTCTTCATGCTAGAAAGATTGTGAAAAACTCAGCC GTCAAGcttgaggatgatgatgagggAGCTATAGCTGGTAAAGAAAAGTTGGCTGATACGAAAAGGTTGCCAATGAACTTATCT CTTTCTTATATTGGATTGAATGTCATCAAGATGGATATACATAACCAGTGGCATGCAAAGAAAATGACTGGAGGAGCCCGTGCTCAGTTTAGGGAGAGACTTTTGGAAATCCTTAGCATACCTTACAACCAGAGGGAGTACAAGGAACTGTGGCATGAAATAACTGATCGCAAACCAATGAAGCGCCATAGAGATTTGCGTGGCCGGATAATAGTATATGATGCAGGTCCTGGCAAATCATATCTTGACTACTATTCTG ATCTTGCTAAGAAGATAAATCTAGTCCGCTTGGATCATGCTGAAGTTCTGAATCTTTTACGTGGATTTTTCTATTGGTTAATG AATTTGTCTCATGAAGGAGCATTCCGGCCCTGGTTGGATTCGTCGTGTTTGGAAGTAGAACAGCTGGATGCTGCCTCCGATTAG
- the LOC108998501 gene encoding uncharacterized protein LOC108998501 isoform X2 — MAASVAIEKTFVSGSEETSISEDSDCIFDMRSHRPWKRSLFDDENFEPTSFPASKKHRMALDDRDEEDPPMDEDYKKFMYTLEKYCKEHFQSLEEEEVGKGEEEDEDIDPQYGMFMENLREDGKSYMLEIYGEDVMPLCIKYEGEEKLSGGSGNKWATPGDKEKSHSATSAGEDIANSATPGEDGSTSTTTGERYSRNATIPREEDEKILATPGKEGRRNSSARREEYRRNLATPRNEDRRDSTTSRVKKHWWNVLRMEGKKSLEVPYNESNIMNEIKMETSYPTNRVSNEADWGSAVNPEIYQLHPNRRQLENIAADILAKCGKRLRYENNDGESFLHARKIVKNSAVKLEDDDEGAIAGKEKLADTKRLPMNLSLSYIGLNVIKMDIHNQWHAKKMTGGARAQFRERLLEILSIPYNQREYKELWHEITDRKPMKRHRDLRGRIIVYDAGPGKSYLDYYSDLAKKINLVRLDHAEVLNLLRGFFYWLMNLSHEGAFRPWLDSSCLEVEQLDAASD; from the exons ATGGCAGCCTCTGTGGCTATAGAGAAAACCTTTGTTTCGGGTTCAGAGGAGACATCTATTTCTGAAGATTCAGACTGCATTTTTGACATGAGGTCACATAGGCCATGGAAAAGATCGCTCtttgatgatgaaaattttgagcCCACTTCTTTTCCTGCTTCAAAGAAACACAGAATGGCCTTGGACGATCGTGATGAAGAAGATCCACCAATGGATGAGGATTACAAGAAATTTATGTACACCTTAGAGAAATACTGTAAAGAGCACTTCCAGTctttggaggaagaagaagtaggaaaaggagaagaagaagatgaagatatcGATCCTCAGTATGGTATGTTCATGGAAAATTTGAGGGAAGATGGGAAGTCCTATATGCTGGAAATCTATGGAGAGGACGTGATGCCACTTTGTATAAAGTACGAAGGGGAGGAAAAGCTGTCTGGTGGGAGTGGGAACAAGTGGGCAACTCCTGGAGACAAAGAAAAGAGTCACTCAGCTACTTCCGCAGGAGAAGATATAGCGAATTCAGCAACTCCAGGAGAAGATGGGAGTACCTCAACAACTACTGGAGAAAGATATAGCAGGAACGCCACAATTCcaagagaagaagatgagaaaatctTAGCAACTCCAGGCAAAGAAGGCAGGAGAAACTCATCAGCGCGAAGAGAAGAATATAGGAGGAATTTGGCAACACCAAGAAATGAAGACAGGAGAGACTCAACAACCTCCAGAGTGAAGAAACATTGGTGGAATGTCTTGAGgatggagggaaaaaaaagtctGGAAGTTCCGTACAATGAATCCaatattatgaatgagataAAGATGGAGACATCATATCCCACAAATCGTGTTTCTAATGAGGCAGATTGGGGTTCTGCAGTAAACCCTGAGATTTATCAGTTACACCCAAATCGTCGGCAACTAGAGAACATTGCTGCGGATATTTTGGCCAAATGTGGTAAAAGATTAAGATATGAAAATAATGATGGTGAAAGTTTTCTTCATGCTAGAAAGATTGTGAAAAACTCAGCC GTCAAGcttgaggatgatgatgagggAGCTATAGCTGGTAAAGAAAAGTTGGCTGATACGAAAAGGTTGCCAATGAACTTATCT CTTTCTTATATTGGATTGAATGTCATCAAGATGGATATACATAACCAGTGGCATGCAAAGAAAATGACTGGAGGAGCCCGTGCTCAGTTTAGGGAGAGACTTTTGGAAATCCTTAGCATACCTTACAACCAGAGGGAGTACAAGGAACTGTGGCATGAAATAACTGATCGCAAACCAATGAAGCGCCATAGAGATTTGCGTGGCCGGATAATAGTATATGATGCAGGTCCTGGCAAATCATATCTTGACTACTATTCTG ATCTTGCTAAGAAGATAAATCTAGTCCGCTTGGATCATGCTGAAGTTCTGAATCTTTTACGTGGATTTTTCTATTGGTTAATG AATTTGTCTCATGAAGGAGCATTCCGGCCCTGGTTGGATTCGTCGTGTTTGGAAGTAGAACAGCTGGATGCTGCCTCCGATTAG
- the LOC108998501 gene encoding uncharacterized protein LOC108998501 isoform X3 — MYIAASENRMAASVAIEKTFVSGSEETSISEDSDCIFDMRSHRPWKRSLFDDENFEPTSFPASKKHRMALDDRDEEDPPMDEDYKKFMYTLEKYCKEHFQSLEEEEVGKGEEEDEDIDPQYGMFMENLREDGKSYMLEIYGEDVMPLCIKYEGEEKLSGGSGNKWATPGDKEKSHSATSAGEDIANSATPGEDGSTSTTTGERYSRNATIPREEDEKILATPGKEGRRNSSARREEYRRNLATPRNEDRRDSTTSRVKKHWWNVLRMEGKKSLEVPYNESNIMNEIKMETSYPTNRVSNEADWGSAVNPEIYQLHPNRRQLENIAADILAKCGKRLRYENNDGESFLHARKIVKNSAVKLEDDDEGAIAGKEKLADTKRLPMNLSMDIHNQWHAKKMTGGARAQFRERLLEILSIPYNQREYKELWHEITDRKPMKRHRDLRGRIIVYDAGPGKSYLDYYSDLAKKINLVRLDHAEVLNLLRGFFYWLMNLSHEGAFRPWLDSSCLEVEQLDAASD; from the exons ATGTATATTGCTGCTTCTGAAAACAGAATGGCAGCCTCTGTGGCTATAGAGAAAACCTTTGTTTCGGGTTCAGAGGAGACATCTATTTCTGAAGATTCAGACTGCATTTTTGACATGAGGTCACATAGGCCATGGAAAAGATCGCTCtttgatgatgaaaattttgagcCCACTTCTTTTCCTGCTTCAAAGAAACACAGAATGGCCTTGGACGATCGTGATGAAGAAGATCCACCAATGGATGAGGATTACAAGAAATTTATGTACACCTTAGAGAAATACTGTAAAGAGCACTTCCAGTctttggaggaagaagaagtaggaaaaggagaagaagaagatgaagatatcGATCCTCAGTATGGTATGTTCATGGAAAATTTGAGGGAAGATGGGAAGTCCTATATGCTGGAAATCTATGGAGAGGACGTGATGCCACTTTGTATAAAGTACGAAGGGGAGGAAAAGCTGTCTGGTGGGAGTGGGAACAAGTGGGCAACTCCTGGAGACAAAGAAAAGAGTCACTCAGCTACTTCCGCAGGAGAAGATATAGCGAATTCAGCAACTCCAGGAGAAGATGGGAGTACCTCAACAACTACTGGAGAAAGATATAGCAGGAACGCCACAATTCcaagagaagaagatgagaaaatctTAGCAACTCCAGGCAAAGAAGGCAGGAGAAACTCATCAGCGCGAAGAGAAGAATATAGGAGGAATTTGGCAACACCAAGAAATGAAGACAGGAGAGACTCAACAACCTCCAGAGTGAAGAAACATTGGTGGAATGTCTTGAGgatggagggaaaaaaaagtctGGAAGTTCCGTACAATGAATCCaatattatgaatgagataAAGATGGAGACATCATATCCCACAAATCGTGTTTCTAATGAGGCAGATTGGGGTTCTGCAGTAAACCCTGAGATTTATCAGTTACACCCAAATCGTCGGCAACTAGAGAACATTGCTGCGGATATTTTGGCCAAATGTGGTAAAAGATTAAGATATGAAAATAATGATGGTGAAAGTTTTCTTCATGCTAGAAAGATTGTGAAAAACTCAGCC GTCAAGcttgaggatgatgatgagggAGCTATAGCTGGTAAAGAAAAGTTGGCTGATACGAAAAGGTTGCCAATGAACTTATCT ATGGATATACATAACCAGTGGCATGCAAAGAAAATGACTGGAGGAGCCCGTGCTCAGTTTAGGGAGAGACTTTTGGAAATCCTTAGCATACCTTACAACCAGAGGGAGTACAAGGAACTGTGGCATGAAATAACTGATCGCAAACCAATGAAGCGCCATAGAGATTTGCGTGGCCGGATAATAGTATATGATGCAGGTCCTGGCAAATCATATCTTGACTACTATTCTG ATCTTGCTAAGAAGATAAATCTAGTCCGCTTGGATCATGCTGAAGTTCTGAATCTTTTACGTGGATTTTTCTATTGGTTAATG AATTTGTCTCATGAAGGAGCATTCCGGCCCTGGTTGGATTCGTCGTGTTTGGAAGTAGAACAGCTGGATGCTGCCTCCGATTAG